A region of Nostoc sp. 'Peltigera membranacea cyanobiont' N6 DNA encodes the following proteins:
- the rimO gene encoding 30S ribosomal protein S12 methylthiotransferase RimO has translation MGDKPTIAISHLGCEKNRIDTEHMLGMLVEAGYGVDTNEELADYVIVNTCSFIEAARQESVRTLVELAEANKKIVITGCMAQHFQEQLLEELPEAVAVVGTGDYHKIVNVIERVELGERVKQVSIEPTYIADETTPRYRTTTEGVAYLRVAEGCDYRCAFCIIPHLRGNQRSRTIESIVAEAEQLVSQGVKEIILISQITTNYGLDIYGKPKLAELLRALGKVDIPWIRMHYAYPTGLTPDVIAAIQETPNVLPYLDLPLQHSHPDILRAMNRPWQGRVNDGIIDRIKTALPTAVLRTTFIVGFPGETEEHFEHLLEFVQRHEFDHVGVFTFSSEEGTPAYKLPNQLDQEVMDDRRYQLMELQQPISQKKNQQEVGKIVDVLIEQENPESGELIGRSGRFSPEVDGLVYVKGQAKLGTIVPVAIHHADTYDLYGQVVNN, from the coding sequence ATGGGTGACAAGCCAACAATTGCCATTTCTCACCTGGGCTGCGAGAAAAATCGAATTGATACAGAACACATGCTGGGAATGCTCGTAGAAGCAGGCTACGGTGTAGATACAAATGAAGAGTTAGCAGATTACGTTATTGTTAATACTTGTAGTTTTATTGAAGCAGCCCGGCAAGAATCTGTCAGAACTTTGGTAGAGCTGGCAGAGGCAAATAAAAAGATCGTAATTACTGGCTGTATGGCGCAACACTTCCAAGAACAACTTTTGGAGGAGTTACCCGAAGCAGTAGCTGTGGTGGGTACAGGCGATTATCACAAAATTGTTAATGTAATTGAGCGTGTTGAACTTGGCGAACGGGTTAAACAGGTTAGTATTGAGCCAACCTACATTGCCGATGAAACTACACCGCGCTATCGCACTACAACCGAGGGCGTAGCTTACCTCCGAGTTGCGGAAGGATGTGATTATCGTTGTGCATTTTGTATAATTCCTCATCTTCGAGGGAACCAGCGATCGCGTACTATTGAATCTATAGTCGCCGAAGCGGAGCAGTTAGTTAGTCAAGGGGTAAAGGAAATTATTCTAATTTCCCAAATCACCACTAATTACGGTTTAGATATTTACGGTAAGCCAAAATTAGCCGAATTACTTCGCGCCTTGGGGAAAGTAGATATACCGTGGATCAGAATGCACTACGCTTATCCCACGGGACTGACCCCAGATGTAATCGCGGCCATTCAAGAAACACCAAACGTCTTGCCTTATCTGGATTTGCCCTTGCAGCATTCTCATCCAGATATTCTCCGCGCTATGAACCGTCCTTGGCAAGGGCGCGTAAATGATGGGATTATAGATCGCATCAAAACGGCGCTACCAACAGCCGTATTGCGGACAACATTTATTGTTGGTTTCCCAGGAGAAACAGAAGAGCATTTTGAGCATCTACTAGAGTTCGTTCAACGGCATGAATTCGATCATGTTGGTGTGTTCACCTTTTCCTCTGAGGAAGGAACCCCAGCTTACAAGCTACCAAATCAGTTGGACCAAGAAGTGATGGACGATCGCCGATACCAACTGATGGAACTCCAGCAACCGATTTCTCAAAAGAAAAATCAACAGGAAGTAGGCAAAATCGTCGATGTCCTGATTGAGCAAGAAAATCCTGAAAGTGGTGAACTAATAGGTCGTTCAGGTAGATTTTCCCCAGAGGTTGATGGTCTGGTGTATGTCAAAGGCCAGGCAAAGTTAGGAACCATCGTGCCAGTAGCGATTCACCACGCTGATACATACGACCTCTATGGTCAAGTAGTCAATAACTAA
- the btpA gene encoding photosystem I biogenesis protein BtpA, with protein MDLYQLFKTRSPIIGVVHLLPLPTSPRWGGSLKAVIDRAEQEAAALASGGVDGLIVENFFDAPFTKNQVDPVVVSAMTIVVQRIQNLVTLPIGLNVLRNDGKSAMAIASCVQAQFIRVNVLTGVMATDQGLIEGEAYQLLRYRRELGSDVKILADVLVKHARPLSSPNLTVAVKDTIERGLADGVILSGWATGSPPNLEDLELACDAAAGTPVFIGSGASWENIDTLMQAADGVIVSSSLKRHGRIEQPIDPIRVSQFVEAARRSWNSKSESKSVEQVKLHS; from the coding sequence GTGGACTTATATCAATTATTTAAAACTAGATCGCCGATTATTGGAGTGGTTCACCTGCTACCACTGCCTACCTCGCCCCGTTGGGGAGGTAGCCTAAAAGCGGTGATTGACCGAGCCGAGCAAGAAGCAGCAGCCCTTGCAAGCGGAGGGGTTGACGGTTTGATTGTGGAGAATTTTTTCGACGCGCCCTTTACCAAAAACCAAGTCGATCCCGTGGTTGTGAGTGCCATGACCATTGTGGTGCAACGGATACAAAACTTGGTGACTTTGCCTATAGGGTTAAATGTCTTGCGAAATGATGGCAAAAGTGCAATGGCGATCGCTAGCTGTGTGCAAGCGCAATTTATCCGCGTCAACGTTCTCACAGGAGTGATGGCAACCGATCAGGGATTAATTGAGGGAGAAGCCTATCAACTGCTCCGCTATCGACGGGAGTTAGGCAGCGATGTTAAAATCCTGGCCGATGTGTTGGTGAAACACGCCCGTCCTTTGAGTTCTCCAAATCTCACAGTAGCTGTGAAAGACACCATTGAAAGGGGTTTAGCAGACGGAGTTATTTTGTCTGGTTGGGCTACTGGTAGTCCACCTAACTTAGAAGATTTGGAACTAGCTTGTGATGCAGCAGCTGGCACGCCAGTGTTTATTGGTAGTGGGGCGAGTTGGGAAAATATTGATACATTGATGCAGGCAGCAGATGGTGTAATAGTTTCTAGCTCTCTGAAACGTCACGGACGAATAGAGCAACCAATTGACCCAATTCGCGTCAGCCAATTTGTCGAAGCCGCACGTCGCAGTTGGAACTCCAAAAGTGAAAGTAAATCAGTAGAACAAGTAAAGTTACATTCTTAA